The Steroidobacteraceae bacterium genomic interval CCAATACCAACGACGCCTGCAACAATTCCCGGAAATTGTCCCCTGGGTGGAACTGGTGTTGGTTCGAGCAGGTCGGCTAGACTGAATGCAGACTCCGAAGGCACCAAGTGAAGACGATAGGAATTCTGGGCGGCATGTCCGCTGTTTCGACGCAGATCTACTACCGTGAGCTCTGCAGATTGACGCAATCGCGACTTGGGGGCCTGCATTCTCCGGAACTTCTCATTCGCTCACTGGACTTCGCTCGTATCGAAGCGCTGCAAACTGAGGGCGACTGGGCCAGCGCGGGGTCGATACTGAACGATGCGGCAAAGGCGCTCGAACGTGGCGGGGCCGGGCTCGTTATTCTCGCTACCAATACGATGCACAAATTGGCAAAGGAAACGATGGCGGGTGTCGGACTGCCCTTTATTCACATCGCAGACGCAACAGCAGACGCGATAGCCAGACGTGGACTGCGGCGGCCTGGGCTCATGGCAACTGCATTCACGATGCAGCAGTCGTTCTACACCGAAAGACTGGCTGCGGCCGGCCTGCATCCGGTTTTGCCGAATGTTGCAGATCAGGAGGAAACACACCGTGTCATTTACGAAGAACTCTGTCGGGGCATGACCACTCGCGAGAGCACCGCCACCTACATCGCAATCGCGAAGCGTCTCGCAGAATCCGGAGCGGACGGTCTGATACTGGGGTGCACAGAGGTCGGCATGTTGCTGAACCAGGGTAACGTGGATTTGCCCGTATTCGACACGACATTGATCCATTGCGCCGCCGCTTTGGATCTGGCGCTTGAACCAGGATCGACGCCGGACTCTGGTCGCGCGAAGGAAACAGTCGGATGAAAAAGCGCCGGGAGCAAGGCAAGCGCCGGCGCTAGGGATCGTCCAGCGGATCAAGGATTCGCAGATCGTTGAAGCGTCGAAAATCACGGTCGGTTGAGCACAGCACGGCACCGCATTCGATCGCTAGGGCGGCGAGTGCCGCATCCGTGATCAAGGGACCCGTGATCCGGGCCTCATCGACCTGATTGCGGAAGAGAGCCCAGAAATGATTGCCCGGCGCGAGTGTCGTGACGTTGGGCCGGACGAGCCACGTGTCGACGATGTCACAGGCGGCCGAGCCGGTGAGCGGTCGTCGCGTGGCCCTGGGGTTGGTCGCTATGCGCACGAACGCGAGGATCGTCTGCCAGGAAATCGCCACTGTCTCCTGTTCGTTGAGTACGTCCTCGAGCCACTGGCGGCAGGTGCGGTTATGAGTGGAGCCGCTGTCGTAGGCGTACAGCAGAATGTTGGCGTCAAGTAGCTTCAACGATGCGCCGCACCCTCGACCTCATCCAGCAACGCCCCGATGTCATCATAGGAGTGGCCGCGCACGGGTCCGCCGAGATTGGTGGCCCTCACCCGAAATGGCGCCGCATCCTGCACGGCCCGGCGCTGCGCCAAACCAGCGCGCAGATACTCATTCACGACGACCCCGAATGGTCGACCGCTGCGACGCGCCTCGGCCTGCAGGCGGCTAGCGACATCGTCATCCAGCGTAAGGGTCGTGCGCATGATCGCAATGGTAGCGAGTAAGCATCATGATGCCTACGCATGCAGCCGCATCGGGGAACCGGTCATGCCGCCACCCGCCAGCGACGTTTACGAGCGATCCGCAAACACAGGTTGCCGGCATCCTCGCGTTAATGATCCAGATCGGCATCCGTTCCTTCGGACCGACGCGGGAACGAGCTTACTTCTTGCTGAACGCGTGAACGAGTTTGCCGTCGACCCACCAACCGTCGTCCCGCAACTCGTAAACTGTGCGACCGACACGCAGTCGAGCGCCGGAAACGACAATGCTGGGCACCTGGTTGAACATGTCATTGATCAACAGCAACTTGTCCCCCTTGTCGGGATCGAGCCGCAAT includes:
- a CDS encoding aspartate/glutamate racemase family protein, which produces MKTIGILGGMSAVSTQIYYRELCRLTQSRLGGLHSPELLIRSLDFARIEALQTEGDWASAGSILNDAAKALERGGAGLVILATNTMHKLAKETMAGVGLPFIHIADATADAIARRGLRRPGLMATAFTMQQSFYTERLAAAGLHPVLPNVADQEETHRVIYEELCRGMTTRESTATYIAIAKRLAESGADGLILGCTEVGMLLNQGNVDLPVFDTTLIHCAAALDLALEPGSTPDSGRAKETVG
- a CDS encoding TA system VapC family ribonuclease toxin — translated: MKLLDANILLYAYDSGSTHNRTCRQWLEDVLNEQETVAISWQTILAFVRIATNPRATRRPLTGSAACDIVDTWLVRPNVTTLAPGNHFWALFRNQVDEARITGPLITDAALAALAIECGAVLCSTDRDFRRFNDLRILDPLDDP